In Humulus lupulus chromosome 6, drHumLupu1.1, whole genome shotgun sequence, a single genomic region encodes these proteins:
- the LOC133782193 gene encoding uncharacterized protein LOC133782193, with protein sequence MAGASSSSSSFAEILTEIPELRGDNFKIWKERVLLHLGCADMDYAIRKDEPAAITATSTAAQIALYEKWERSNRLSIMFIMSKIPLGMRGSVEQPEKVKDLIKLIDEQFDTSDKPLYNNLIHQFSSTKLTGVKGVREHISKMRDISAQLKKLDVVIPETFLVHYILNHLPPQYGPFKISYNTHKDKWTINELITMCAQEEARLLQEQGESAHMATQGKKRKPSKKDKGKNKVPPQGDIKKDSIKCFFCKKKGHAKKECAKFKKWMDDKGFTKPKEASGK encoded by the exons atggctggag cttcttcatcatcctctagttttgctgaaatccttaccgaaattcctgagcttaggggtgataatttcaaaatctggaaggaacgagttcttcttcatttaggctgcgccgacatggactacgcaataaggaaggacgaacctgctgcaatcactgcgactagcactgctgctcagatcgcactatatgagaaatgggagcggtccaatcgcctcagcatcatgttcatcatgtccaagatccctctgggaatgcgtggatcggtggagcaacctgagaaagtcaaagacttgatcaaactgatcgatgagcagttcgacacttcggacaaaccactttacaacaacctcatccaccagttctcatccacaaaactcaccggtgtcaaaggagttagagaacatatttcaaagatgagggacatttctgctcaactgaagaaactcgatgtagtcattcctgaaaccttcctggtccactacatccttaaccatcttccacctcaatatgggcctttcaaaatttcctacaacacacataaggacaaatggactatcaatgaactgataaccatgtgtgctcaagaagaagcaaggctcctgcaggaacaaggtgaaagtgctcacatggccacccaaggcaagaaacgcaaaccatccaagaaggacaaggggaaaaataaagtgcctccccaaggcgatataaagaaggattccatcaaatgttttttctgcaaaaagaagggacatgcgaaaaaggaatgcgccaagttcaagaaatggatggacgacaaag ggtttacaaaacctaaggaagccagtgggaagtga